A single Pedobacter sp. PACM 27299 DNA region contains:
- the yidD gene encoding membrane protein insertion efficiency factor YidD gives MRIFLLLLIKLYWASFSASKRRRCIFRMSCSRYVYQVTKKEGLYQGLIALKYRFHNCRNGFNVFEDALDGSIFMVLPDASILREGEISKRFIPIHKCFKT, from the coding sequence ATGAGAATCTTTCTACTTCTCCTGATAAAACTCTACTGGGCTAGCTTTTCCGCAAGCAAAAGGCGCAGATGTATTTTTAGAATGAGTTGCTCCAGGTATGTCTACCAAGTGACTAAAAAGGAAGGTTTATATCAAGGGTTAATCGCCTTAAAATACAGATTCCATAATTGTAGGAATGGATTTAATGTTTTTGAGGATGCTTTAGATGGCAGCATCTTCATGGTTTTGCCAGATGCGAGTATACTCCGGGAGGGCGAAATTTCTAAAAGATTTATTCCGATTCATAAATGCTTTAAAACTTAG
- a CDS encoding response regulator: protein MMFEKVLIAEDHESANISVQKTLADLGITNAEYVYYCDDALTWMRKAFKNDDPYDLLITDLSFEEDHCKQKISGGLELIKAIRVEQPHLKVLVFSAENKPAIIDVLFKELSINGYVRKARNDAKELKMAIHTLYRGSNYISTGLRQTIKEKNSYELTEFDILIISLLSKGMLQKDIPLYLMQHEIKPSGLSSVEKRFNLMKEVLGFSKNEQLIAYCKDIGII from the coding sequence ATGATGTTCGAAAAAGTATTAATAGCCGAAGACCACGAAAGTGCCAATATTTCTGTGCAAAAAACATTAGCTGACCTGGGCATAACCAATGCTGAATATGTATATTATTGTGATGACGCTTTAACCTGGATGCGTAAAGCATTTAAAAATGACGACCCTTATGATTTGCTAATTACCGATTTGTCTTTTGAAGAGGACCATTGCAAGCAAAAAATATCTGGTGGCCTGGAGCTCATAAAAGCGATCAGGGTAGAGCAGCCTCATCTCAAAGTACTGGTTTTTTCCGCTGAGAATAAACCAGCAATCATAGATGTTCTCTTTAAGGAGTTGAGCATAAATGGTTATGTGCGTAAAGCACGGAATGATGCTAAAGAGCTAAAGATGGCAATTCATACTTTATATAGAGGCAGTAACTATATATCAACAGGATTAAGACAGACGATAAAAGAGAAAAACTCTTATGAGTTGACGGAGTTCGACATTCTGATTATTTCTCTGCTTTCCAAAGGGATGCTTCAAAAAGATATCCCACTTTATTTAATGCAACACGAAATTAAGCCTTCAGGTTTAAGTAGCGTGGAGAAACGCTTTAATCTCATGAAAGAAGTATTAGGCTTTTCTAAAAACGAACAACTGATTGCCTACTGCAAGGATATTGGAATAATATAA
- a CDS encoding RidA family protein, with protein sequence MSNIIHKNPKTLFDPTPFAFAHATSTPDHGRYVFISGQSGGQDLKHSLSKDFRTQVQFALRNLETVLKEYDLKPDDVLKITVLIVDHNQEKLAIWTEEMHKTWKNNQFPASTLIPVPRLALNDMMVEVDAIAFMQE encoded by the coding sequence ATGAGCAACATCATTCATAAAAACCCGAAAACACTTTTTGACCCTACTCCATTCGCTTTTGCACACGCTACAAGTACTCCAGATCATGGCAGATATGTATTTATATCCGGGCAAAGTGGTGGACAAGATTTAAAACATAGCCTATCCAAAGATTTCAGGACCCAGGTTCAATTCGCATTGCGAAATTTGGAAACCGTGCTTAAAGAATATGATTTGAAACCTGATGACGTCCTTAAAATTACGGTATTAATTGTGGACCATAATCAAGAGAAACTCGCAATATGGACAGAAGAAATGCATAAAACATGGAAGAATAATCAATTCCCGGCTAGCACATTAATCCCTGTTCCAAGGTTAGCATTGAACGATATGATGGTAGAAGTTGATGCCATTGCTTTCATGCAGGAATAA
- a CDS encoding OmpA family protein produces MAFDLNKNDGSVKDSGLKKSGSAKFDLTKGEGSNIVIETSTSKNWIIGLVGILCFGTGFWYYSSDSTIEKQEDITATAPASSGSTPTIAVSSKEASGGSVVKDTAQVMLQPTGQDKYLALLSHKTGATFGQGSSSFNKVDHSLIKNLIAYLTENPGSSIQINGYASSDGTLAVNQMVSQARADAFKKYLVTKDIAESRIVAVGKGIENPVASNHTNVGRKKNRRVEIALP; encoded by the coding sequence ATGGCATTTGATTTAAATAAAAATGATGGATCTGTAAAAGATTCAGGCCTTAAGAAATCTGGTTCAGCTAAATTTGATTTGACAAAAGGAGAGGGAAGCAATATTGTTATAGAAACTTCAACTTCGAAAAATTGGATCATTGGCTTAGTTGGAATTCTATGTTTCGGAACAGGATTCTGGTATTATTCTTCTGATAGCACAATCGAAAAACAGGAAGACATAACGGCTACAGCACCTGCATCATCTGGCAGCACTCCTACGATTGCAGTTTCTAGTAAGGAAGCTAGTGGAGGTTCTGTTGTTAAAGATACTGCTCAAGTAATGCTACAACCGACTGGTCAGGATAAATATTTGGCCTTATTGAGTCACAAAACAGGGGCGACGTTTGGTCAGGGCTCCTCTTCATTTAATAAGGTTGACCATTCGTTGATCAAAAATTTAATTGCTTACTTAACAGAGAACCCAGGCAGTTCTATTCAGATCAATGGATATGCCAGTAGTGATGGTACACTGGCTGTTAATCAAATGGTATCACAGGCTAGAGCTGATGCATTTAAGAAATACCTGGTAACAAAAGATATTGCTGAAAGCAGGATTGTTGCGGTAGGGAAAGGGATTGAAAATCCAGTTGCGTCCAATCATACCAATGTTGGAAGAAAAAAAAATAGAAGGGTTGAGATTGCCCTTCCATAA
- a CDS encoding TerD family protein, which yields MSSFNLTKGDRFSLSKAAPGLTIVKIGMGWDPNDEQGGPEFDLDVSAFSIGSDFKIPSDSYFTFYGQIRMGNKVEDKLEKGLFRPLTEDGAITGAIDDPDGSRSDGDDDEDMFIDLTKVSHKVEQIIICCTICKYPHDNNKDRRTLDLNFGQVNDCYIRIVDERSGDEVIRYDLKDQYTNEDAVEFGRLFRAGDTWEFEAMGRAHTGSLQTLVDMYT from the coding sequence ATGAGCAGTTTTAATTTAACAAAGGGAGATAGATTCTCCCTTTCCAAGGCAGCACCTGGATTAACCATTGTGAAAATTGGCATGGGATGGGATCCTAATGATGAACAGGGCGGACCTGAATTTGACCTTGACGTATCCGCATTTTCCATTGGTAGCGACTTTAAAATTCCTTCTGATTCCTATTTTACTTTTTACGGTCAAATCCGGATGGGTAATAAGGTGGAGGATAAATTGGAGAAAGGATTATTTAGACCTCTTACTGAGGATGGTGCGATAACAGGAGCAATTGATGATCCGGATGGGTCTAGAAGTGATGGTGACGATGATGAAGATATGTTTATTGATTTAACAAAGGTTAGTCATAAGGTAGAGCAAATTATTATTTGCTGCACGATTTGTAAATATCCTCATGACAATAATAAAGACCGTAGAACATTAGACTTAAATTTTGGCCAAGTTAACGATTGTTATATACGAATCGTTGATGAGCGATCTGGGGATGAGGTTATTCGTTATGACTTGAAAGATCAGTATACAAATGAGGATGCTGTTGAATTTGGGCGTTTATTTCGTGCAGGTGATACCTGGGAATTTGAGGCTATGGGTAGAGCCCATACCGGTAGCTTGCAGACATTAGTAGATATGTATACCTAA
- a CDS encoding ISAon1 family transposase: MDTAPSSVDTISSFYGVKVKNLLRQYRDYLSDFKSWDQKAHAKQWLLYPENLGEQLSIDETSLSHGELYTIITNKAAKGKKGAIVAIVAGTKAETVISVLQQIPERLRKKVTEITLDMAGNMELICKRCFPGAIRVTDRFHVQKLATEALQEMRIKHRWEAMDIENEAIEQSKKTGHPFHPEVLHNGDTVKQLLARGRYVLYKKPADWTQSQKDRAELLFERFPDLKTAYGLSMGLSQLFENTKNKVFALAKLAKWHERVRQTGFKAFNTIARSIQNHYQTILNYFDRRSTNASAESFNAKIKAFRAQFRGVKNIEFFLFRLTQLYA; the protein is encoded by the coding sequence ATCGATACAGCCCCGAGTAGCGTTGATACGATCAGTTCATTTTATGGTGTAAAGGTCAAAAACCTGCTTCGTCAGTACCGTGATTACCTCAGCGACTTTAAAAGCTGGGATCAAAAAGCACATGCAAAACAATGGCTATTATACCCGGAGAATCTTGGTGAACAGCTCTCCATTGATGAAACCAGTCTGTCCCATGGTGAACTTTATACTATTATCACCAATAAAGCTGCTAAAGGTAAAAAAGGGGCTATCGTGGCTATTGTAGCGGGAACTAAAGCCGAAACGGTGATTTCTGTATTGCAACAAATTCCTGAACGGCTGAGAAAAAAGGTGACCGAGATTACCCTGGATATGGCAGGTAATATGGAACTAATCTGCAAACGTTGTTTTCCAGGAGCTATCAGAGTCACTGACCGTTTCCATGTGCAGAAACTGGCTACCGAAGCGCTACAGGAAATGCGGATTAAACATAGATGGGAAGCGATGGATATCGAAAATGAAGCCATTGAGCAATCAAAGAAAACAGGCCACCCTTTTCATCCGGAAGTACTCCATAACGGGGATACGGTCAAGCAATTACTCGCCAGGGGAAGATACGTATTGTATAAAAAGCCTGCCGATTGGACCCAAAGCCAAAAGGATCGTGCTGAGCTTCTATTTGAAAGATTTCCTGATCTTAAAACAGCATATGGGCTGAGTATGGGGCTTAGTCAGCTATTTGAAAACACAAAGAATAAGGTCTTTGCACTGGCCAAGCTGGCTAAATGGCACGAAAGAGTCAGGCAAACTGGCTTCAAGGCTTTCAACACCATTGCAAGATCGATACAGAATCATTATCAGACCATATTAAACTACTTTGATCGCAGATCTACAAACGCTTCTGCCGAATCTTTCAACGCCAAAATCAAAGCTTTTAGAGCTCAGTTTAGAGGCGTCAAAAATATTGAATTCTTCCTTTTCAGACTTACACAATTGTATGCTTAA
- a CDS encoding TerD family protein → MAIQLEKRKPISIIQGQPELNHIIAGLGWDSAEVNGHPIDLDLSLFMLTESGKLLADEYFIFYNNAESPDGSTNYPGDSRAGEGDGDDEVIHIELAKVNSKIEFLYFSVTIDQGEERGHNFGHVQNSYINIRNAVDNSILCQYQLKDDFGTEDSIVIAAISRNGGDWTVEALGQAFSGGLNTLVELYQ, encoded by the coding sequence ATGGCAATACAATTAGAAAAGAGAAAACCGATTTCAATTATTCAGGGACAGCCTGAACTAAATCATATTATTGCAGGTTTAGGTTGGGATTCAGCCGAAGTAAATGGTCATCCTATAGACCTCGATCTGTCATTATTCATGCTAACTGAAAGCGGTAAACTGTTAGCAGATGAATACTTTATTTTTTATAATAATGCAGAAAGCCCGGATGGGTCGACAAATTATCCAGGAGATAGTAGGGCTGGGGAAGGAGATGGTGACGACGAAGTTATCCATATAGAATTGGCTAAAGTAAACTCAAAAATTGAATTTTTATACTTTTCGGTAACCATTGATCAGGGAGAAGAAAGAGGCCATAATTTTGGCCATGTACAGAATTCCTATATCAATATCAGAAATGCAGTTGACAATTCTATTCTATGTCAATATCAGTTGAAAGATGATTTTGGCACTGAAGATTCTATTGTCATTGCGGCTATTTCAAGAAACGGTGGGGATTGGACTGTAGAAGCTCTCGGTCAGGCCTTCTCGGGAGGTTTAAATACACTAGTAGAATTATACCAATAA
- a CDS encoding tetratricopeptide repeat-containing sensor histidine kinase, whose protein sequence is MKKILILLVVFVSLYACNKVHQTNIPNNDVNFDIAESFVNKNNDSAYYHFNEVAINSKDSLLVAMSYNYMAVIQSAAGDYFGAQESLMLSLTFLNEKKKEDFSCLASNYNELGLTSLNLKKYEAGVNFCDSAIKYSEDKSFDLIIMNNKALAYQKAKKYIQSINIYQEILLKENNSEKEYARVLSNISKTKWLENPSYHAAPDLLKALAIRDKWDDIRGKNASYAHLSDYYTINQPDSALIYADKMYQVAKIIKSPDDQIDALKKLIQLSPSEKTKQYFGIYEKLDDSLQTARNAAKNQFAVIRYQTEKNKTDNLNLQKDNTEKKYQIIKQRVVLFIVVLLIVAGSIISAIWYKKRKERLEQEAQNTIYENQLKTSKKVHDVVANGLYRVMNEIENQVGLDRDGILDRLEDMYEKSRDISYEVVQPPSENFHEKIANLLKSFASAKTKVVFMGNTMKLWENVSEQTRHEIEHVLQELMINMDKHSNCSNVAIRFEQVDDHINIFYADNGIGISDETQFKNGLRNTGNRMETIHGTITFGIKAQKGFKIQISFPIS, encoded by the coding sequence TTGAAAAAAATTCTTATTTTACTAGTAGTTTTTGTTAGCCTTTATGCTTGTAATAAAGTGCATCAAACCAATATTCCTAATAATGATGTGAATTTTGATATCGCTGAATCATTTGTAAATAAAAACAATGATTCAGCGTATTATCATTTTAATGAAGTGGCCATCAATTCAAAAGATAGTTTATTAGTGGCCATGTCTTATAATTACATGGCAGTGATTCAATCTGCCGCTGGTGATTATTTCGGTGCGCAGGAAAGCTTAATGTTGTCTTTGACCTTTTTGAATGAGAAAAAAAAGGAGGATTTTAGTTGTTTAGCTTCCAATTATAATGAATTGGGCTTGACCAGTCTTAATTTAAAAAAATACGAAGCTGGTGTGAATTTTTGTGATTCAGCAATCAAATATTCTGAGGATAAATCTTTTGATCTAATCATTATGAATAATAAAGCATTGGCTTATCAGAAGGCAAAGAAATATATTCAATCCATTAACATCTATCAGGAGATCCTTCTTAAGGAGAACAACAGCGAGAAGGAATATGCAAGGGTGTTGTCCAATATTTCTAAAACAAAGTGGCTAGAAAATCCAAGTTATCACGCTGCTCCTGATTTATTAAAAGCATTGGCTATTCGTGATAAGTGGGATGATATTCGAGGAAAAAATGCCAGTTATGCTCATCTTTCTGATTATTACACTATAAACCAACCAGATTCGGCTTTGATCTATGCAGATAAAATGTATCAGGTGGCAAAAATCATAAAAAGCCCTGACGATCAAATTGATGCCTTAAAGAAATTGATTCAACTTAGTCCGAGTGAAAAAACTAAGCAATATTTTGGGATCTATGAAAAGCTGGATGACAGCTTACAAACCGCACGTAATGCTGCAAAGAATCAATTTGCAGTAATCCGGTATCAAACCGAAAAAAATAAAACAGATAACTTAAACCTTCAGAAGGACAATACGGAAAAGAAATACCAGATCATCAAGCAAAGAGTGGTGCTGTTTATTGTGGTACTTTTGATTGTAGCAGGATCTATTATAAGTGCAATTTGGTATAAAAAAAGAAAGGAGAGACTTGAACAGGAAGCACAAAATACCATTTATGAAAATCAGCTAAAGACTTCAAAAAAGGTACATGATGTGGTTGCAAATGGATTGTATCGGGTAATGAATGAGATTGAAAATCAAGTGGGTTTAGACCGGGATGGCATCTTAGATAGGTTAGAAGATATGTATGAAAAATCCCGGGATATCTCTTATGAGGTTGTTCAGCCTCCATCCGAGAATTTCCATGAGAAAATAGCAAACTTATTAAAATCTTTTGCCAGCGCGAAGACAAAGGTGGTTTTTATGGGAAATACAATGAAACTATGGGAAAATGTATCAGAACAAACCAGGCACGAGATTGAACATGTACTTCAAGAACTCATGATAAATATGGATAAACATAGTAATTGTAGTAATGTTGCTATTAGGTTTGAGCAGGTCGATGATCATATTAATATATTTTATGCAGATAATGGTATAGGGATTTCGGATGAAACACAGTTTAAAAATGGACTTAGAAATACGGGAAACCGTATGGAAACCATTCATGGCACAATTACCTTTGGTATAAAAGCACAAAAGGGATTTAAAATTCAAATTTCTTTTCCTATTTCTTAA
- a CDS encoding type I restriction endonuclease, whose amino-acid sequence MDFKDQIAQLASRVEKMLPQIQTEEATKNALVMPFIQIMGYNVFNPFEVNPEFIADLGIKKGEKVDYAIMKDGEPTILIECKHHLENLDPHNSQLFRYFHTTKAKFGLLTNGLVYRFYTDLVEKNKMDSSPFFEFRLIDVKDTELAELKKFHKSYFDVENISNTASELKYLNELKGLLHQEITEPSDSFITFFTKQVYPKVITAKVKEQFAPIIKRSFTQLINDAINERLKSALNQEKEKDAAEAVKIEEVISAEPSSGIITTEEEIEGFFIVKSMLRETIDPKRITYRDALSYFAILLDDNNRKTICRLYLNTKKYLAILDENKKEIKYELQSLDDLYLYAKTLNEAVVKLEIAKVKLT is encoded by the coding sequence ATGGATTTTAAAGATCAGATTGCACAGTTGGCATCCCGTGTAGAAAAGATGTTGCCTCAAATACAAACGGAAGAAGCTACAAAAAATGCTTTGGTAATGCCATTTATTCAAATCATGGGATATAATGTTTTTAATCCATTTGAGGTAAATCCTGAATTTATTGCTGATTTGGGAATTAAAAAAGGGGAGAAGGTGGATTATGCTATTATGAAAGATGGAGAGCCTACGATATTAATTGAATGTAAGCACCATCTGGAAAATCTGGATCCTCATAATTCCCAGCTGTTTAGGTATTTCCATACTACAAAGGCAAAATTTGGTTTGTTAACGAATGGGCTTGTTTATCGTTTTTATACAGATTTAGTAGAAAAGAATAAAATGGATAGCAGTCCGTTTTTTGAGTTCCGTTTAATTGATGTTAAGGATACGGAGCTTGCGGAGTTAAAGAAGTTCCATAAATCATATTTTGATGTTGAGAACATTAGCAACACAGCAAGTGAATTAAAATACCTAAATGAATTGAAAGGATTGCTCCATCAGGAGATTACGGAACCTTCAGATAGTTTCATCACTTTTTTTACCAAACAAGTATATCCTAAGGTGATTACTGCTAAGGTGAAAGAGCAATTTGCTCCTATTATTAAGCGCTCTTTTACCCAGCTGATTAATGACGCCATTAATGAGCGTCTAAAATCTGCTCTTAATCAGGAAAAGGAAAAAGATGCTGCGGAAGCGGTTAAAATTGAAGAGGTTATTTCTGCTGAACCGAGTTCTGGGATTATTACCACTGAAGAAGAAATTGAAGGCTTCTTTATTGTTAAGTCAATGCTCAGAGAAACGATTGACCCTAAAAGAATTACTTATAGAGACGCACTTTCTTATTTCGCTATCCTTTTAGATGATAATAATCGGAAGACCATTTGCCGTCTGTACCTGAACACTAAAAAGTACCTGGCAATATTGGACGAGAATAAGAAGGAAATCAAATATGAATTACAGTCTCTTGATGACTTATATCTCTATGCCAAGACCTTGAATGAGGCTGTTGTGAAGCTAGAGATTGCTAAGGTTAAATTAACTTAA
- a CDS encoding TonB-dependent receptor: MKKHLLLIFLLILTTNTVFAQNPITGVIKSSNGVPVPHATVLIRGTKISATADKDGKFSIDAQTDLPFYLRISSVGYKSQDFQILKLQEAPFELILIESELLDEIVVTSRRRSEVLQDVPIAITVIGGQAAENAGAFNVNRLKELVPSVQLYASNARNTTLNIRGLGSTFGLTNDGIDPGVGFYVDGVYQARPAATSTDFLDIEQIEILRGPQGTLFGKNTTAGAFNITTAKPTQTPSGKVELSFGNYNFIQAKTSVSGGVAKNLAARLSISGTQRDGTIFNTKEQRRYSGQNNIGFKGQLYYTPSEKLQVLLSGDASIQHPAGYPLVIAGVTTTERSAYRQYAKIVSDLGYQQPVADPASREINTNTPWKHDQSIGGISVNLDYKIGNGTLTSTTAWRFWNWNPTNDRDFSELSALTKSQGNSRHDQYSQEVRYAGTIAEKVTGVIGVFALSQNLKGLEQTEEVGKDQWRFVQTSNTGSQALYSTPGLLDGYGIRTNSTIKSLSTAVFAQADWEFLNHFHILPGLRYTYDKKDVDYDRVTYGGLQTTDAALLALKTAIYNNQKFNTSVDNNNLSGNVTLSYRPSTKLNAYGTFSTAYKPVGVNVGGLPTTPTGEADLSLAVVKPEYVQHYELGIKTKPFKGAIVNVSAFNTDIKDYQTNVQSPQLGVNRGYLANAEKVNVKGLEVDGNYQLGRFLTLNAALAYLDGKYVKFQNAPLPLEETGHTELVNSVATQVAFKDASGGRLPGISKWNVSGGAEFSNPGNLANVAGRFFIAADASYRSEYSSNPTPSRVLNVEAYSLLNGRLGFKSDKFSLFVWARNIANKTYYEQLQAAAGNAGLYAGVLGDPRTYGLTLRYSL; the protein is encoded by the coding sequence ATGAAAAAACATTTACTCCTTATCTTTCTATTGATACTCACGACAAATACTGTATTTGCCCAAAACCCAATAACAGGCGTCATCAAAAGCAGTAATGGCGTTCCCGTACCACACGCAACAGTACTGATCAGAGGCACTAAAATTTCTGCAACTGCCGATAAAGATGGTAAGTTCAGTATTGATGCACAGACAGATCTCCCATTCTATCTTAGAATTAGCTCAGTAGGTTATAAATCTCAGGATTTCCAGATTTTAAAACTTCAGGAAGCTCCTTTTGAATTGATTCTGATTGAAAGCGAACTTCTGGATGAGATCGTAGTGACCTCAAGAAGACGCTCAGAAGTACTGCAGGATGTGCCTATCGCCATTACTGTGATCGGTGGCCAGGCTGCTGAAAATGCAGGCGCTTTTAACGTTAACCGTTTAAAAGAACTCGTACCTTCCGTACAGTTATATGCTTCAAACGCAAGAAATACGACCCTTAATATCCGAGGACTAGGTTCAACATTTGGCTTAACCAACGATGGTATTGATCCAGGGGTAGGCTTTTATGTAGATGGAGTTTACCAGGCTCGTCCGGCAGCTACCTCTACAGATTTCCTTGACATTGAGCAAATAGAAATTCTGCGTGGCCCGCAAGGAACCTTGTTTGGTAAGAATACAACAGCAGGTGCATTTAACATCACCACCGCAAAACCAACTCAAACCCCAAGCGGAAAAGTGGAACTGAGCTTTGGAAACTATAATTTTATACAAGCAAAAACATCGGTTTCCGGTGGTGTAGCAAAAAACCTTGCAGCAAGATTATCGATCTCCGGAACTCAAAGAGATGGAACTATATTCAATACAAAAGAACAACGTAGATATAGCGGCCAAAATAACATTGGTTTTAAAGGCCAGTTATATTATACACCGTCAGAGAAATTACAGGTATTGTTAAGTGGTGATGCGAGTATCCAGCACCCAGCTGGTTACCCGTTGGTAATTGCAGGAGTGACCACAACAGAAAGAAGCGCATATCGTCAGTATGCCAAAATTGTTTCTGATTTAGGTTATCAGCAGCCTGTAGCAGATCCTGCCTCCCGAGAAATCAACACCAATACACCATGGAAGCATGACCAGTCTATTGGTGGTATCTCCGTAAACTTAGACTATAAGATTGGCAATGGAACGCTGACTTCCACTACTGCCTGGAGATTCTGGAATTGGAACCCTACAAACGACAGGGATTTCTCTGAATTATCTGCATTAACTAAATCTCAGGGAAACTCTCGCCATGATCAATATTCACAAGAAGTGAGATATGCTGGTACTATCGCTGAAAAAGTAACTGGTGTAATTGGTGTATTTGCCCTTAGTCAGAATTTGAAAGGATTAGAGCAGACAGAAGAAGTAGGTAAAGATCAGTGGAGATTTGTGCAGACAAGTAATACCGGTTCACAGGCATTATACTCCACTCCTGGCTTGTTAGATGGTTACGGTATCAGAACCAATTCAACGATTAAATCATTAAGTACTGCCGTGTTTGCACAAGCGGATTGGGAATTCCTGAATCACTTTCATATTTTACCAGGTTTAAGGTACACTTATGATAAAAAAGATGTGGACTACGACAGGGTAACTTATGGTGGTTTGCAAACTACAGATGCAGCATTACTTGCACTTAAAACGGCTATTTACAACAATCAAAAATTCAATACTAGTGTAGACAACAACAATTTGTCTGGTAACGTTACTTTGTCTTACCGTCCTTCCACTAAATTAAATGCCTATGGAACGTTTTCAACCGCTTACAAACCAGTTGGTGTGAATGTTGGCGGTTTACCAACCACTCCTACTGGAGAAGCGGATCTTTCTCTGGCCGTAGTTAAACCAGAATATGTACAGCATTATGAATTGGGTATTAAAACCAAGCCATTTAAAGGTGCAATTGTAAATGTTAGTGCTTTCAATACAGATATTAAAGATTATCAAACGAACGTACAATCACCACAATTGGGTGTAAACAGGGGTTACCTTGCTAATGCTGAAAAAGTGAATGTAAAAGGTTTAGAAGTTGATGGAAATTATCAATTAGGAAGGTTCTTAACCTTAAATGCGGCCCTAGCTTATCTTGATGGTAAGTATGTGAAATTTCAAAATGCACCATTGCCCTTAGAAGAAACCGGTCATACGGAATTGGTGAATAGTGTAGCTACACAAGTAGCATTTAAAGATGCTTCCGGAGGCCGATTACCAGGTATTTCTAAATGGAATGTTTCAGGAGGCGCAGAATTCAGCAATCCAGGCAACTTAGCAAACGTAGCAGGTAGATTTTTTATTGCTGCAGATGCGAGTTACCGTTCTGAATATTCTTCTAACCCAACACCTTCCCGTGTATTAAATGTGGAAGCCTATTCATTGTTAAATGGTAGATTAGGATTTAAATCTGATAAATTCTCCCTATTTGTTTGGGCGAGAAATATCGCTAATAAAACTTATTACGAGCAGCTGCAAGCCGCAGCAGGTAATGCTGGTTTGTATGCAGGTGTACTTGGTGATCCAAGAACTTATGGACTTACACTACGTTATTCTTTATAA
- a CDS encoding alpha/beta hydrolase — protein sequence MRILLTTLSVIFISFQAFSQKVDFLNIYSPAMKKEVKTLVIRPTSSTGKTIPTVYILHGYTGYPKRTLTQDIPALQALSKEMKMIFVLPDGNYDSWYVDSEKTNSKYETFVAKELVEYVQNHYKSDPSKTAIMGWSMGGHGALYIGARHQNTFAAIGSICGVIDFRPFGKDYGVTKTLGDHPEDWKDYTAISQIEKLKNSQQQILISCGTEDVLIVQNRKLHEQLLLLKIPHIYEERPGEHNAAYWSKAAITQIFQFNQFFTNHE from the coding sequence ATGAGAATATTATTAACTACCCTTTCTGTAATTTTCATCAGTTTCCAAGCCTTTTCCCAAAAGGTGGACTTCTTAAACATTTACAGTCCCGCTATGAAAAAAGAGGTTAAAACATTAGTGATCCGCCCTACATCATCCACAGGAAAAACAATACCTACAGTTTACATTTTACATGGCTACACCGGGTATCCAAAAAGAACATTAACTCAGGATATCCCTGCTTTGCAAGCGCTAAGCAAAGAAATGAAAATGATCTTTGTTTTACCTGATGGAAATTACGACAGCTGGTATGTAGACAGCGAAAAGACAAATTCAAAATATGAAACATTTGTGGCAAAAGAACTTGTGGAGTACGTGCAAAACCACTATAAATCAGACCCCTCAAAAACTGCAATAATGGGCTGGAGCATGGGCGGACATGGTGCCTTATACATTGGTGCCAGGCATCAAAATACATTTGCCGCTATTGGAAGTATATGTGGCGTGATCGACTTTAGGCCTTTTGGAAAGGATTACGGTGTAACCAAAACACTAGGAGATCATCCAGAAGATTGGAAAGACTATACTGCGATCTCTCAAATAGAAAAGCTAAAAAATTCTCAGCAACAAATTCTGATTAGCTGCGGAACGGAAGATGTATTAATTGTACAAAACAGAAAACTACATGAACAACTCCTGCTATTAAAGATTCCTCATATTTATGAAGAACGACCTGGAGAGCACAATGCGGCCTACTGGTCTAAAGCAGCAATTACTCAAATATTTCAATTCAATCAATTCTTTACAAATCATGAATAA